The Chitinivibrionales bacterium genome contains a region encoding:
- a CDS encoding flavodoxin, with protein sequence MNAGIIVYSQTGHTVHVARALADLLRKNGHDADIQMLRTNGIVKPGARDFTIVNTPEIDQFDTLIFGTPVWAFTAAPVIIKYLTSLSSLKGKKTLPFAVKALPFSWTGGKQAINKITEMLVLSGAEVCEGEIVHYARKPSDEKIGEIAESMYKKLGE encoded by the coding sequence ATGAATGCAGGTATAATCGTCTATTCACAAACCGGCCATACTGTTCATGTTGCTCGTGCACTGGCAGACCTTTTACGGAAGAATGGCCATGATGCCGATATTCAGATGCTTCGAACAAACGGCATCGTCAAGCCAGGGGCCAGAGATTTCACCATTGTAAACACACCTGAAATCGATCAGTTCGACACCCTTATTTTCGGGACTCCTGTATGGGCATTTACTGCGGCACCGGTTATAATAAAATATCTAACTTCACTCAGTTCATTGAAGGGCAAAAAGACCCTTCCCTTCGCGGTAAAAGCGCTCCCCTTTTCCTGGACCGGCGGCAAGCAGGCGATCAACAAAATAACCGAAATGCTTGTTCTAAGCGGCGCTGAGGTCTGTGAAGGCGAAATTGTGCATTATGCAAGGAAACCCAGCGACGAAAAAATCGGAGAGATTGCCGAAAGTATGTATAAAAAGCTTGGGGAATGA